The Bacillus sp. Y1 genome has a window encoding:
- a CDS encoding amidohydrolase — MLLLENFIDTERKQILNTYKELHELAEPSWKEEKTSLYVRQKLERAGFDVQTFHGHYGLIAEIKGESNEVIAIRADMDALLQEIDGVVQANHSCGHDGHSTMVLFTALALAKINHHHTIRFIFQPAEEKAEGALKMIEEGALDNVKFLCGIHLRPAFEVANGMAAPVILHGSSSCIRGTIKGTPAHAARPEEGNNPIEAAALLVQAFQNIRVQTDVPYSIKMTELHCGESSNLIPETARFTVDLRAKSNETMKLLIEEAKQSIQSIEDRTKTKIVFQQDSYSPAAVKNEHAVKLAEEAIKSVLGEKCLVPMCDSPGAEDFHFYTLKRPDMVATMIGLGCGLEPGLHHPNMKFDITALLNGTKILTNLLLEADKQIW, encoded by the coding sequence ATGCTTCTTTTGGAAAACTTTATAGATACAGAGCGGAAACAAATTTTGAATACGTATAAAGAACTTCATGAGCTTGCCGAACCAAGCTGGAAGGAAGAAAAAACCTCTCTGTATGTAAGGCAAAAGCTAGAAAGGGCTGGATTTGATGTCCAAACCTTTCATGGCCATTATGGGTTGATTGCTGAAATTAAGGGTGAAAGTAATGAGGTAATCGCGATTCGTGCTGACATGGATGCTCTCTTGCAAGAGATAGATGGTGTCGTACAAGCGAATCATTCATGCGGTCATGATGGTCATAGTACGATGGTGTTATTCACAGCACTTGCACTTGCTAAAATAAACCATCATCATACCATTCGTTTTATCTTTCAGCCAGCAGAGGAAAAGGCAGAGGGTGCGCTTAAAATGATTGAAGAAGGCGCACTAGACAATGTAAAGTTTCTTTGCGGAATTCATTTGCGCCCTGCATTTGAGGTCGCAAATGGAATGGCGGCTCCAGTGATCTTGCACGGTTCATCAAGCTGTATAAGAGGTACGATTAAAGGAACACCGGCACATGCTGCGAGACCGGAGGAAGGCAATAATCCTATTGAAGCTGCCGCCCTTTTGGTTCAAGCTTTTCAAAATATTCGTGTCCAAACCGATGTGCCATACTCGATCAAAATGACTGAGCTTCATTGTGGAGAGTCATCGAATCTTATTCCAGAAACTGCACGATTCACCGTTGATCTTCGTGCAAAATCGAATGAAACCATGAAGTTACTTATAGAAGAGGCAAAACAATCGATTCAATCCATTGAGGATAGAACGAAAACAAAGATTGTTTTCCAACAAGATAGTTATTCTCCTGCTGCAGTAAAGAATGAACATGCTGTAAAGCTTGCCGAAGAAGCCATTAAATCAGTGCTGGGAGAGAAATGTCTCGTACCAATGTGTGACTCTCCTGGTGCAGAAGACTTTCACTTCTACACATTAAAGCGACCAGATATGGTTGCCACCATGATTGGATTAGGCTGCGGACTGGAACCAGGCTTGCATCATCCTAATATGAAGTTTGACATTACAGCATTACTTAATGGAACAAAAATTTTAACAAATCTGTTATTGGAAGCGGACAAACAGATTTGGTAA
- a CDS encoding GNAT family N-acetyltransferase yields the protein MNDEVSIRNLQTVTELEKVRELEALIWSLEDSVPVNQTVAAVKNGGFVLGAFLHEKLIGFQYSFPGFDGAKAYLCSHSLGIHPDYRAFGVGEKLKWAQKKTALLKGYELITWTYDPLETVNANLNLHKLGGVCSTYMEDVYGEMNDGLNSGMATDRFLVEWRLKSESVKRDLDQDALHVIRTDQFNGNLNPVEIHLNLAPDTLFVSVPGNFQTIKTEDLSLAKQWREATRKVFLHYFKKGYTATDLLKEKPNHYYYVLQKL from the coding sequence TTGAACGATGAAGTAAGCATTCGCAACCTTCAAACTGTCACAGAGTTAGAAAAGGTACGTGAATTAGAGGCTCTAATTTGGAGTTTGGAAGATTCTGTACCGGTCAACCAAACGGTAGCCGCAGTGAAAAATGGCGGCTTCGTTCTTGGTGCTTTTCTCCATGAGAAGCTTATTGGTTTTCAATATAGTTTCCCAGGATTTGATGGGGCGAAAGCGTATCTTTGCTCTCACAGCCTCGGGATTCATCCTGATTATCGTGCATTTGGTGTCGGCGAGAAACTGAAATGGGCTCAGAAGAAAACAGCTCTTCTTAAGGGGTATGAGTTAATCACATGGACATATGATCCGCTCGAAACCGTGAATGCAAATCTAAACCTACATAAACTTGGCGGTGTCTGTTCTACGTATATGGAAGATGTGTACGGTGAGATGAATGATGGGTTGAACTCAGGAATGGCAACCGACCGTTTTTTAGTAGAGTGGAGGCTAAAGTCCGAGAGTGTGAAAAGGGACTTAGACCAAGACGCGCTGCACGTTATAAGAACAGATCAGTTCAATGGAAATTTAAATCCTGTGGAAATTCATTTGAACCTAGCTCCTGATACCCTTTTCGTATCGGTACCAGGGAATTTTCAAACCATTAAAACAGAAGATCTCTCACTTGCTAAGCAATGGAGAGAGGCAACTCGAAAGGTGTTTCTTCACTATTTTAAAAAAGGTTACACCGCTACTGATTTGCTGAAGGAAAAACCAAACCACTACTACTACGTTTTACAAAAGCTATAG
- the menC gene encoding o-succinylbenzoate synthase, whose protein sequence is MEVKSIILRHVKMDLLTPFTTSVGTEVDKDFIIVEVQSKSGLSGWAESVSIIEPIYNEETVKTNWHIMSDFLIPLLLKEPISHPDDVSERFQFIRGNYNAKAALECAVWDLYAKEKNLSLSKALGGVKDRIEVGVSVGIQKSEAAMLKQIDEYLKEGYKRIKVKIKPDWDIQILKSIRREFPAIPLMADANCAYTLKDIDHLQALDEFNLMMIEQPLACDDIIDHASLQAKLSTPICLDESIHSAEDARKAIQLGSCKIINLKIGRIGGLTESRKIHDLCVKNEIPMWCGGMLEAGIGRAHNIAITSLANFTLPGDTAPSSHYWKEDIILPEVEMSSGFITVPDLPGIGFEPNIKKINQVTLEQKIFS, encoded by the coding sequence ATGGAAGTAAAGAGCATCATTTTAAGGCATGTAAAAATGGATCTGTTAACCCCGTTCACTACGAGTGTCGGTACGGAGGTGGATAAGGATTTCATTATCGTGGAAGTACAGTCGAAAAGTGGTTTATCAGGATGGGCGGAGTCTGTTTCAATTATTGAGCCAATTTATAACGAAGAAACAGTAAAGACTAATTGGCATATCATGAGTGATTTTCTAATCCCCCTATTATTAAAAGAACCCATTTCGCATCCGGATGATGTGTCTGAGCGTTTTCAGTTTATCCGTGGCAATTATAATGCAAAGGCTGCATTAGAGTGTGCTGTCTGGGATTTATACGCAAAAGAAAAGAATCTTTCCTTATCAAAAGCGCTCGGTGGAGTGAAGGATCGGATAGAAGTGGGCGTAAGTGTAGGGATTCAAAAGTCAGAAGCGGCGATGCTTAAGCAAATTGATGAGTACTTAAAAGAAGGATATAAGCGTATTAAAGTAAAAATCAAGCCTGATTGGGATATTCAAATATTGAAATCTATTCGCCGAGAATTTCCTGCGATTCCTTTAATGGCTGATGCCAATTGTGCTTATACATTAAAGGATATCGATCATCTTCAAGCATTAGATGAATTCAATTTAATGATGATTGAACAGCCACTTGCCTGTGATGACATCATTGATCATGCATCGTTACAAGCGAAGCTTTCGACTCCTATCTGTTTAGATGAAAGTATCCACTCAGCTGAAGATGCAAGAAAGGCTATTCAGCTCGGGAGCTGTAAAATCATTAATTTAAAAATTGGTCGTATTGGAGGGCTTACAGAGTCAAGGAAGATACACGATCTGTGTGTGAAAAATGAGATTCCCATGTGGTGTGGTGGAATGCTAGAAGCAGGAATTGGAAGAGCTCATAATATCGCGATTACATCACTAGCTAACTTTACGCTTCCAGGTGACACAGCCCCTTCTTCGCATTACTGGAAGGAAGACATTATCTTACCGGAAGTAGAAATGAGCAGCGGCTTTATTACTGTACCGGACTTACCTGGAATTGGGTTTGAACCAAATATTAAGAAGATCAATCAAGTGACACTTGAACAAAAAATCTTTTCATAA
- a CDS encoding VOC family protein yields the protein MSVDVYLVFDGNCREAVEFYADVFRTEKPNIMTFGDTPPHPDHPLPEEAKKLVMHTRLSIDGTNVMFSDNFPGMPFVEGNNVTLAIVNKDSENLKSWFEQLSVDGKVTMPLQETFWSKLYGQVTDKFGIHWQLNLDSGEMNSY from the coding sequence ATGTCTGTTGATGTTTATCTTGTTTTTGATGGTAATTGCAGAGAAGCTGTTGAATTTTATGCAGATGTTTTTCGGACGGAGAAACCAAATATCATGACTTTTGGAGATACTCCACCTCATCCAGATCATCCACTTCCAGAAGAAGCAAAAAAATTAGTCATGCACACACGTCTTAGCATTGACGGAACGAATGTGATGTTTTCCGATAACTTCCCTGGAATGCCGTTTGTTGAAGGAAATAACGTTACGCTTGCTATTGTAAACAAAGATAGTGAGAATCTTAAATCCTGGTTTGAACAATTGAGTGTTGATGGAAAGGTAACTATGCCACTTCAAGAAACATTTTGGAGCAAGCTGTACGGTCAAGTCACAGACAAGTTCGGGATCCACTGGCAACTCAATTTAGATAGTGGAGAAATGAACAGTTATTAG
- a CDS encoding YwbE family protein — translation MLSQKRENIKIGSRVKVVQKADQRTGKLTEGVVAKILTNSPTHPHGIKVMLENGVVGRVKEIL, via the coding sequence ATGTTGTCACAAAAAAGAGAAAACATAAAAATTGGTAGCCGAGTAAAGGTGGTACAAAAAGCAGATCAGCGAACAGGGAAACTAACGGAAGGTGTGGTTGCAAAAATCCTTACAAATAGCCCTACTCATCCACATGGAATCAAGGTGATGCTAGAAAATGGTGTGGTTGGAAGAGTAAAGGAAATATTATGA
- a CDS encoding DUF3231 family protein produces the protein MPDTPSMTSSEIGAVWITYQQKTMLFQMLDYFINKSDDHEAREIMSSLRDEIQPVIAQMVSMFNAEGIPIPIGFVPQDVNKDAPKLYDNGFDIMFVRLVKEISSGMHTLNLTMVYREDIILLFRDLTKMTQKYYDYCTKYLLKKGLLPRAPYVTIEKSIEFVKSNNYLDGAKLFSEKRPLNAVEIAHIYHGIESNVTGMQMIFGFSQVAKEKEAKKYFNKGGELAKAIIKDMSELLLQNNIQVPTTAGGNITDSKVPPFSDKIMTYCISLFCSFSLGGNSIGTAFSLRNDLPLKFAAYMKDIFEYAHEGAKIMIQNGWMEEPPQTIK, from the coding sequence ATGCCTGATACACCTTCAATGACATCTTCAGAAATTGGAGCAGTATGGATTACATATCAACAAAAAACAATGCTTTTTCAAATGCTAGACTACTTTATCAATAAATCTGATGATCATGAAGCAAGAGAAATCATGAGCTCTTTAAGAGACGAAATTCAACCGGTTATTGCACAGATGGTTTCTATGTTTAATGCAGAGGGAATTCCCATTCCGATTGGCTTTGTTCCTCAAGATGTAAATAAAGATGCTCCGAAGCTTTATGATAATGGCTTCGATATTATGTTCGTCCGGTTAGTAAAAGAAATCAGTTCGGGAATGCATACCTTAAACTTAACTATGGTTTATCGAGAAGATATCATTCTTCTTTTTAGAGATTTAACGAAGATGACTCAAAAATATTACGATTATTGTACAAAGTATTTGCTGAAAAAAGGTCTTCTTCCAAGAGCGCCATACGTAACAATTGAAAAATCAATTGAATTTGTTAAATCCAATAACTACCTCGATGGAGCAAAACTGTTTAGTGAAAAAAGACCCCTAAATGCAGTGGAAATTGCTCATATTTACCATGGGATTGAGTCAAATGTGACAGGGATGCAAATGATTTTTGGCTTCTCTCAGGTGGCGAAAGAAAAAGAAGCCAAAAAGTATTTTAATAAGGGTGGAGAATTAGCAAAAGCAATCATTAAGGATATGAGTGAGCTTCTTCTTCAAAATAATATACAAGTTCCAACAACAGCAGGTGGAAATATAACAGATTCAAAAGTTCCTCCATTTTCAGATAAAATAATGACGTACTGTATAAGCCTCTTCTGCAGTTTTTCGTTAGGAGGAAATTCAATCGGAACCGCTTTTAGCCTTCGCAACGATTTACCTTTAAAATTTGCAGCATATATGAAGGATATTTTTGAATATGCCCATGAGGGAGCAAAGATCATGATTCAGAACGGTTGGATGGAAGAGCCCCCACAGACGATCAAGTAA
- a CDS encoding cytochrome ubiquinol oxidase subunit I, which produces MTELFLARLQFGATTIFHFLFVPMSIGLVFMVALMQTFYVVKNEEIYKKMAKFWGHLFLINFAVGVVTGIIQEFQFGMNWSEYSRFVGDVFGAPLAIEALLAFFMESTFIGLWIFGWNRLSKKVHLSCIWLVSLGTMLSALWILAANSFMQEPVGFVMNNGRAEMNDFFALLKNPQLLVEFPHVIFGALATGSFFIGGVSAYKLLKKQEVEFFARSFRIAMVVSLVSGVGVAFSGHEQAKHLMESQPMKMAASEALWEDSGDPAAWTIWAHIDTDNKENSFEISIPYILSYLTYEKFSGSVPGMLTLQKEYEEKYGPGNYIPPVKTTFWSFRIMAGAGGVMILVSALGLWFQFTESLMRRTFFLKLLVGLISFPFIANSAGWIMTEIGRQPWTVFGLMTTAASVSPNVSVQSLLFSLIAFTAIYLILAIVLVYLFIREIKEGVDHHEDVQSIDVPIDPFDKEVYQ; this is translated from the coding sequence ATGACAGAGCTTTTTTTGGCAAGGCTTCAGTTTGGAGCTACGACGATATTCCATTTTTTATTTGTACCAATGTCGATTGGTTTAGTGTTTATGGTTGCGTTAATGCAAACATTCTATGTCGTCAAAAATGAAGAAATCTATAAGAAGATGGCAAAATTTTGGGGACATCTGTTTCTGATTAACTTTGCTGTTGGGGTCGTAACAGGAATTATTCAAGAATTTCAATTTGGGATGAACTGGTCAGAGTATTCTAGATTTGTCGGCGATGTATTTGGTGCTCCACTTGCTATTGAAGCTTTATTAGCTTTTTTTATGGAGTCTACTTTTATCGGTTTATGGATTTTTGGATGGAACCGTCTATCTAAGAAAGTCCATTTATCATGTATCTGGCTTGTTTCGCTTGGAACGATGCTATCTGCCCTATGGATATTAGCAGCGAATTCATTTATGCAGGAACCAGTTGGATTTGTTATGAATAATGGGAGAGCAGAGATGAATGATTTCTTTGCTTTGTTAAAAAATCCGCAGCTCCTCGTTGAGTTTCCACATGTCATTTTTGGTGCGCTTGCTACAGGATCCTTTTTTATTGGTGGTGTTAGTGCTTATAAGCTGCTAAAAAAACAAGAAGTTGAATTTTTCGCAAGGTCATTTCGAATAGCTATGGTAGTATCCCTTGTTTCTGGAGTGGGGGTAGCATTTAGCGGACATGAGCAGGCTAAGCATTTAATGGAATCACAGCCAATGAAAATGGCTGCCAGTGAAGCATTGTGGGAAGACAGTGGTGATCCTGCGGCTTGGACAATATGGGCACATATTGATACAGACAATAAAGAAAATTCATTCGAAATAAGCATTCCATACATATTAAGTTACTTAACATATGAGAAGTTTTCCGGTAGTGTACCAGGAATGCTTACGCTTCAAAAGGAATATGAAGAAAAGTATGGTCCAGGAAATTATATTCCACCAGTAAAAACAACGTTTTGGAGCTTCCGCATTATGGCAGGTGCTGGGGGTGTAATGATTTTGGTTTCTGCATTAGGTCTGTGGTTTCAATTTACCGAATCACTCATGAGGAGAACGTTCTTTTTAAAGCTGTTAGTAGGACTTATATCTTTCCCGTTTATCGCAAATTCTGCTGGATGGATCATGACTGAAATTGGAAGACAACCGTGGACTGTATTTGGACTAATGACAACAGCTGCATCTGTATCACCAAATGTTTCTGTACAGTCTTTGTTATTTTCTTTAATCGCGTTTACAGCTATCTATTTAATTTTAGCTATCGTGCTTGTGTACTTGTTTATTAGAGAGATTAAAGAAGGAGTTGATCATCATGAGGATGTTCAATCGATTGATGTTCCAATTGACCCATTTGACAAGGAGGTGTATCAGTGA
- the cydB gene encoding cytochrome d ubiquinol oxidase subunit II, with protein sequence MELSELWFILVAVLFIGFFFLEGFDFGVGMSVRLLARNDFERRVLINTIGPFWDANEVWLLTAGGAIFAAFPHWYATMFSGYYIPFVFVLLALIGRGVAFEFRGKVDKVNWTQSWDWVIFFGSLLPPFLFGVLFSSILRGMPIDETMTLRAGFSDYVNVYTVVGGVTVTLLCLVHGLLFTSLKTVGDIQARARELANILMIPVLVALVAFVGLSYFETDLFTYRGEATIPMIGLIVVSYILVIFFIKSKKVGLAFIFSGAGIALTVATIFVGLFPRVMISSIDTLYDLTVYNAASGAYSLKIMTYVALTLLPFVLGYQIWSYYVFRKRVDGKEMVY encoded by the coding sequence ATGGAGTTAAGTGAGCTTTGGTTCATACTAGTAGCTGTTCTGTTCATTGGCTTCTTTTTCCTGGAAGGCTTTGATTTTGGGGTGGGTATGTCGGTACGTCTATTAGCCAGAAATGATTTTGAACGACGTGTATTGATCAATACCATTGGCCCTTTTTGGGATGCGAACGAGGTATGGTTATTAACAGCAGGTGGAGCAATCTTTGCAGCTTTTCCACATTGGTATGCAACCATGTTTAGTGGCTACTATATTCCTTTTGTGTTTGTTCTTCTGGCGTTAATTGGAAGAGGAGTTGCTTTTGAATTTAGAGGGAAGGTAGACAAAGTGAATTGGACACAGTCATGGGATTGGGTTATTTTTTTCGGGAGCTTGCTACCTCCGTTTTTGTTCGGGGTATTATTTTCAAGCATCTTAAGAGGAATGCCGATTGATGAAACGATGACATTAAGAGCTGGCTTCTCTGACTATGTGAACGTTTATACTGTCGTTGGAGGAGTGACTGTCACTCTTTTATGTTTAGTACATGGGCTATTATTTACCTCTTTAAAAACCGTTGGGGATATACAAGCTCGAGCTAGAGAGCTAGCGAATATATTAATGATTCCAGTGCTAGTTGCTCTAGTAGCGTTTGTTGGACTATCCTATTTTGAAACTGACCTCTTCACCTATCGAGGAGAAGCAACTATTCCAATGATTGGACTTATTGTTGTTAGTTATATACTAGTGATTTTCTTTATAAAAAGTAAAAAGGTTGGGCTAGCTTTTATCTTTAGTGGAGCAGGGATAGCTCTTACCGTTGCAACTATATTTGTTGGTTTATTTCCTCGAGTGATGATTAGTTCAATCGATACTCTGTATGATTTAACGGTATACAACGCTGCTTCAGGAGCTTATTCCCTAAAAATCATGACTTATGTGGCCTTAACTTTACTTCCATTTGTTCTTGGGTATCAAATATGGAGTTATTATGTGTTTAGAAAACGTGTAGATGGGAAGGAAATGGTTTATTAA
- the cydD gene encoding thiol reductant ABC exporter subunit CydD, with the protein MGKGFLQYKGIKRILAVLTFLTAIQGVAILLQAILLARVVTHLFHGDAIEDLNQLISIFVGFFILRYVTVHIKQKIIYLYANKIGADLRKKVLTNLFHIGPRVSKQLGTGSIVTLLIEGVAQFQQYLILFLPKMLNMSVIPVSILAYIFFQDKNSAIILIITVPILVGFMILLGLAAKKKADKQWGMFRILSNHFVDSLRGLETLTYLGLSRSHTEKIAKVSERYRKTSMGTLKIAFLSSFAMDFFTMLSIATVAVFLGLRLVDGEMLLEPALAILILAPEYFLPIREIGSDYHATLNGQEAGRKLLEIANIPPFTVEQNLKISNWSNKNRLELHSISVQYEQHGVESLSEVSLSVNGLQKIGIVGESGAGKSTLIDTIAGFVEVSVGNIQIDKQRCTHLHQPEWQKQVNYIPQHPYIFHDTLLNNIKFYSPQSTTAEVEWAVVQAGLSQLVKELPNGLHEKIGEGGRSLSGGQSQRVALARAFLGKRQVLLLDEPTAHLDVETEYELKEKMLSLFTNKLVFIATHRIHWMQEMDYVYFLKKGRVVEEGTHKELMEKKGEYYKLAITQMEGSV; encoded by the coding sequence ATGGGCAAGGGGTTTCTACAATACAAAGGAATAAAACGAATACTTGCTGTCCTTACCTTTTTAACAGCTATTCAAGGAGTGGCCATTCTGCTGCAAGCGATTTTGCTTGCGCGGGTGGTCACTCATCTATTTCATGGAGATGCGATTGAAGACCTGAATCAATTGATTAGTATTTTTGTTGGATTTTTCATTCTTCGATATGTGACCGTACATATAAAACAAAAAATTATATACCTGTATGCAAATAAAATAGGTGCAGACTTGCGAAAGAAGGTATTAACAAATTTGTTCCACATAGGTCCTAGAGTATCAAAGCAACTTGGAACAGGAAGCATCGTTACACTATTGATAGAAGGCGTTGCGCAATTTCAGCAGTACCTGATTTTATTTCTCCCTAAAATGCTAAACATGTCAGTAATACCAGTTAGCATCCTTGCTTATATCTTTTTTCAAGACAAAAACTCCGCAATCATTTTAATTATAACGGTCCCAATTTTAGTAGGTTTTATGATATTGCTAGGATTAGCTGCGAAAAAGAAAGCAGATAAGCAATGGGGAATGTTTCGTATATTATCTAATCATTTTGTGGATTCATTAAGAGGCCTCGAAACGTTAACCTATTTAGGGCTTAGTCGTTCACATACGGAAAAGATTGCAAAGGTTAGTGAAAGATACCGAAAAACATCAATGGGTACGTTAAAGATCGCCTTTCTTTCTTCGTTTGCGATGGATTTTTTTACGATGCTATCTATTGCTACAGTGGCCGTATTTCTAGGTTTGCGATTAGTGGATGGAGAAATGTTATTAGAACCTGCTTTGGCGATCTTAATATTAGCTCCAGAGTATTTTTTACCAATTAGAGAAATTGGATCTGATTATCATGCTACCTTAAATGGTCAAGAAGCAGGTAGAAAGCTTTTAGAAATAGCAAATATTCCACCGTTTACTGTAGAGCAGAATCTTAAAATTAGTAACTGGAGCAATAAGAATAGATTGGAGCTTCATTCTATTAGCGTTCAGTATGAACAGCATGGAGTAGAGTCACTATCAGAGGTAAGTTTGTCAGTAAATGGACTTCAAAAGATTGGTATTGTTGGAGAGAGTGGGGCTGGTAAGTCAACTTTAATTGATACAATTGCTGGATTTGTAGAGGTTAGCGTTGGGAACATACAGATAGATAAACAAAGATGTACCCATCTCCATCAACCAGAATGGCAAAAACAGGTGAACTATATTCCACAGCATCCGTATATCTTTCATGACACACTCTTGAATAATATTAAATTTTACTCACCACAATCAACTACTGCAGAAGTAGAGTGGGCTGTTGTACAAGCAGGATTATCGCAACTCGTGAAAGAACTTCCGAATGGTTTGCATGAAAAGATTGGAGAAGGTGGACGATCCTTAAGTGGAGGACAATCTCAACGAGTGGCATTAGCGAGAGCTTTCCTTGGGAAGAGACAAGTCCTTTTATTAGATGAACCAACAGCGCACCTCGATGTGGAGACAGAATATGAGTTGAAAGAAAAAATGTTAAGCTTGTTTACTAACAAGCTAGTATTTATTGCTACCCATAGAATACATTGGATGCAAGAAATGGATTACGTGTACTTTTTGAAAAAGGGAAGGGTAGTGGAAGAAGGAACACATAAGGAGCTTATGGAGAAAAAGGGAGAGTATTATAAGTTGGCAATAACTCAAATGGAGGGGAGCGTATGA
- the cydC gene encoding thiol reductant ABC exporter subunit CydC yields the protein MSNKGWILPYIKENKRLFLIVILLGLVTVISSASLMFTSGFLISKAATQPETILMIYVPIVAVRTFGISRAVSKYVERLTSHDAVLKILSSMRVRVYKAIEPFILSPQYKLKTGDLLGVLADDIERLQDIYIKTVFPSLVALLLYSISLIVLGVYSVTFALVMAIYGAVLVFLFPLITLLVTKSKVKQVKKKRHHLYEQLTDAVMGISEWQFSGRQNEFIQAYEMQEKELTHIDSKKMKFDRWRNTIAQLFIAVMVVSMLAWTAQESGSGSIPYTFIAAFVLILFPLTEVFLPISDSMSEIPSYRDSFERLNQLSNLENRWEKEKDHDSVPSGEAMLDLNQVSFHYDDRNILNGVNMSILRGEKVALLGPSGAGKSTIVTLVEGAMSPSEGSIKINGVEATTLKGRVSNWIAILNQQPYIFDTSILNNIRLGKPSATDEEVYWAARQVQLHEYIESLPNGYHTSLHETGIRFSGGERQRIALARVLLQDTPIIILDEPTVGLDPVTEKQLLETIFDVCKDKTILWITHHLTFIDRSDRVLFIEQGKITVDGIHSDLLKENERYRKLYRLDRGYF from the coding sequence ATGAGTAACAAAGGATGGATTCTCCCGTATATAAAAGAAAATAAGCGATTATTTCTCATCGTTATCCTACTAGGATTGGTGACGGTAATTTCGTCTGCCTCTCTAATGTTTACCTCTGGATTCCTGATTTCAAAAGCGGCAACACAACCGGAAACGATATTAATGATATATGTACCTATCGTAGCCGTGCGTACATTTGGTATAAGCCGTGCCGTTTCAAAGTATGTAGAAAGGCTTACTAGCCACGATGCGGTACTTAAAATTCTCTCGAGTATGAGGGTCCGAGTATATAAAGCTATTGAGCCATTTATTTTATCACCACAATATAAGTTAAAGACAGGTGATCTTCTTGGCGTTCTTGCAGATGATATTGAACGCCTACAAGATATCTATATAAAAACTGTATTTCCTAGTCTTGTTGCTTTGCTTTTATATAGCATCTCACTGATTGTTTTAGGGGTATACTCGGTTACCTTTGCACTGGTAATGGCCATCTATGGTGCAGTCTTAGTGTTTCTATTTCCGTTAATTACCCTACTCGTTACGAAATCAAAGGTGAAGCAAGTGAAAAAGAAGCGACATCATCTATATGAGCAATTAACCGATGCTGTCATGGGGATAAGTGAATGGCAATTTAGCGGTAGGCAAAATGAATTCATCCAAGCTTACGAAATGCAGGAGAAAGAATTAACCCATATTGACTCAAAAAAGATGAAGTTTGACCGTTGGCGGAATACCATAGCTCAATTGTTTATAGCTGTTATGGTTGTTTCTATGCTTGCATGGACAGCCCAGGAAAGCGGAAGTGGAAGCATTCCGTATACATTTATAGCGGCATTTGTGTTAATTCTTTTCCCATTGACGGAAGTGTTCTTACCTATATCAGATAGTATGAGTGAAATTCCTTCCTATCGTGACTCGTTTGAGAGGCTTAACCAATTATCAAATTTAGAAAATAGATGGGAGAAGGAGAAAGATCATGATTCCGTTCCATCCGGTGAAGCAATGTTAGACTTGAATCAAGTGTCCTTTCATTATGATGACAGGAATATACTTAATGGGGTAAACATGTCCATTTTAAGAGGAGAAAAGGTCGCACTCTTAGGTCCAAGTGGTGCGGGAAAATCAACTATTGTTACGTTGGTTGAAGGTGCTATGTCACCATCAGAGGGGTCAATTAAGATAAATGGTGTAGAAGCGACTACTTTAAAAGGTAGGGTTTCGAACTGGATTGCTATTTTGAATCAACAGCCATATATATTTGATACGAGTATTTTGAATAACATACGGCTCGGAAAACCAAGTGCAACAGATGAGGAAGTTTACTGGGCTGCTCGTCAGGTTCAACTTCATGAGTATATTGAATCTCTGCCCAACGGTTATCATACATCTTTACATGAGACCGGGATACGTTTTTCGGGAGGAGAAAGACAAAGAATTGCTCTTGCCAGAGTTCTTCTGCAAGACACACCGATAATTATTTTAGATGAACCAACGGTGGGACTTGATCCAGTAACAGAAAAGCAGTTACTTGAGACGATATTTGATGTGTGTAAAGACAAGACTATTTTATGGATTACTCATCATTTAACCTTTATCGATCGATCTGATCGAGTTTTATTTATTGAACAAGGGAAAATTACTGTTGATGGCATACACTCAGATTTACTTAAAGAAAATGAAAGATATCGCAAGCTCTATCGGCTAGATAGGGGATATTTTTGA